The following are encoded together in the Cololabis saira isolate AMF1-May2022 chromosome 5, fColSai1.1, whole genome shotgun sequence genome:
- the rcn2 gene encoding reticulocalbin-2 isoform X3, giving the protein METTMAHSSLMVLLLLQFVLGQTSEKHFSDDHHIRQQHHNDHDMSVLLGDKSTEEIKKLSPAEQRKKIMEIVKKIDTNGDILLSTEEITLWIQHVYRKYALDDAGERFPEFDINKDGVVTWEEYNAVAHDQLIRFDDDAVLDDPEQESLRQLHLKERRRFDFADVDGVPGLNVTEFLAFTHPSEVDDMADFAIEDVLSEYDTNKDGFITLSEFIGDVRGEDDAPSQWEIEETVRFKELYDQDKDGKLNREEQLRWVAPNSYGSAREEALHLTKEMDHNGDGFISEAEVLKNQETFLNSEVTDYGRQLHVSHDEL; this is encoded by the exons ATGGAAACCACG ATGGCACACAGTTCATTGATGGTGTTGCTGTTACTTCAGTTTGTATTGGGACAAACCTCTGAAAAACATTTCTCTGATGATCATCACATCAGACAGCAGCATCACAATGACCATGACATGTCTGTACTGCTTGGAGATAAG AGCactgaagaaataaagaaacttAGCCCAGCAGAGCAGAGGAAGAagataatggaaattgtaaagaAGATTGACACTAATGGTGACATCCTTCTGAGCACAG AGGAGATTACTCTATGGATCCAGCACGTCTACAGAAAATATGCTCTAGATGATGCAGGGGAGCGGTTCCCTGAGTTTGACAtaaacaaagatggagttgtAACATGGGAGGAATACAACGCCGTGGCCCATGACCAGCTTATACGTTTTGATGACGACGCAGTTCTGGACGACCCAGAGCAAGAGTCTCTTAGACAG CTCCACCTGAAGGAGAGGAGGCGCTTCGATTTTGCTGATGTGGATGGTGTACCCGGCCTCAACGTAACAGAGTTTCTCGCTTTCACTCACCCATCTGAAGTGGATGACATGGCT GATTTTGCAATTGAAGATGTTTTGAGTGAATATGACACCAATAAAGATGGCTTTATCACTCTAAGTGAATTTATTGGAGACGTGCGTGGTGAGG ATGATGCCCCTTCACAGTGGGAGATCGAAGAGACAGTGCGATTCAAAGAACTATATGACCAAGATAAGGATGGCAAGCTGAATCGAGAAGAGCAATTGCGTTGGGTTGCACCTAATAGCTATGGTTCAGCGAGAGAGGAA GCTTTACACCTGACCAAGGAAATGGACCACAATGGAGATGGGTTTATTTCAGAAGCAGAAGTTTTGAAAAATCAAGAAACATTCTTGAACAGTGAAGTGACAGATTATGGCAGACAGTTGCATGTGTCACATGATGAATTATAG
- the rcn2 gene encoding reticulocalbin-2 isoform X4: MTWMAHSSLMVLLLLQFVLGQTSEKHFSDDHHIRQQHHNDHDMSVLLGDKSTEEIKKLSPAEQRKKIMEIVKKIDTNGDILLSTEEITLWIQHVYRKYALDDAGERFPEFDINKDGVVTWEEYNAVAHDQLIRFDDDAVLDDPEQESLRQLHLKERRRFDFADVDGVPGLNVTEFLAFTHPSEVDDMADFAIEDVLSEYDTNKDGFITLSEFIGDVRGEDDAPSQWEIEETVRFKELYDQDKDGKLNREEQLRWVAPNSYGSAREEALHLTKEMDHNGDGFISEAEVLKNQETFLNSEVTDYGRQLHVSHDEL, encoded by the exons ATGACATGG ATGGCACACAGTTCATTGATGGTGTTGCTGTTACTTCAGTTTGTATTGGGACAAACCTCTGAAAAACATTTCTCTGATGATCATCACATCAGACAGCAGCATCACAATGACCATGACATGTCTGTACTGCTTGGAGATAAG AGCactgaagaaataaagaaacttAGCCCAGCAGAGCAGAGGAAGAagataatggaaattgtaaagaAGATTGACACTAATGGTGACATCCTTCTGAGCACAG AGGAGATTACTCTATGGATCCAGCACGTCTACAGAAAATATGCTCTAGATGATGCAGGGGAGCGGTTCCCTGAGTTTGACAtaaacaaagatggagttgtAACATGGGAGGAATACAACGCCGTGGCCCATGACCAGCTTATACGTTTTGATGACGACGCAGTTCTGGACGACCCAGAGCAAGAGTCTCTTAGACAG CTCCACCTGAAGGAGAGGAGGCGCTTCGATTTTGCTGATGTGGATGGTGTACCCGGCCTCAACGTAACAGAGTTTCTCGCTTTCACTCACCCATCTGAAGTGGATGACATGGCT GATTTTGCAATTGAAGATGTTTTGAGTGAATATGACACCAATAAAGATGGCTTTATCACTCTAAGTGAATTTATTGGAGACGTGCGTGGTGAGG ATGATGCCCCTTCACAGTGGGAGATCGAAGAGACAGTGCGATTCAAAGAACTATATGACCAAGATAAGGATGGCAAGCTGAATCGAGAAGAGCAATTGCGTTGGGTTGCACCTAATAGCTATGGTTCAGCGAGAGAGGAA GCTTTACACCTGACCAAGGAAATGGACCACAATGGAGATGGGTTTATTTCAGAAGCAGAAGTTTTGAAAAATCAAGAAACATTCTTGAACAGTGAAGTGACAGATTATGGCAGACAGTTGCATGTGTCACATGATGAATTATAG
- the rcn2 gene encoding reticulocalbin-2 isoform X2: MSLPNAMAHSSLMVLLLLQFVLGQTSEKHFSDDHHIRQQHHNDHDMSVLLGDKSTEEIKKLSPAEQRKKIMEIVKKIDTNGDILLSTEEITLWIQHVYRKYALDDAGERFPEFDINKDGVVTWEEYNAVAHDQLIRFDDDAVLDDPEQESLRQLHLKERRRFDFADVDGVPGLNVTEFLAFTHPSEVDDMADFAIEDVLSEYDTNKDGFITLSEFIGDVRGEDDAPSQWEIEETVRFKELYDQDKDGKLNREEQLRWVAPNSYGSAREEALHLTKEMDHNGDGFISEAEVLKNQETFLNSEVTDYGRQLHVSHDEL; encoded by the exons ATGTCTTTACCTAACGCC ATGGCACACAGTTCATTGATGGTGTTGCTGTTACTTCAGTTTGTATTGGGACAAACCTCTGAAAAACATTTCTCTGATGATCATCACATCAGACAGCAGCATCACAATGACCATGACATGTCTGTACTGCTTGGAGATAAG AGCactgaagaaataaagaaacttAGCCCAGCAGAGCAGAGGAAGAagataatggaaattgtaaagaAGATTGACACTAATGGTGACATCCTTCTGAGCACAG AGGAGATTACTCTATGGATCCAGCACGTCTACAGAAAATATGCTCTAGATGATGCAGGGGAGCGGTTCCCTGAGTTTGACAtaaacaaagatggagttgtAACATGGGAGGAATACAACGCCGTGGCCCATGACCAGCTTATACGTTTTGATGACGACGCAGTTCTGGACGACCCAGAGCAAGAGTCTCTTAGACAG CTCCACCTGAAGGAGAGGAGGCGCTTCGATTTTGCTGATGTGGATGGTGTACCCGGCCTCAACGTAACAGAGTTTCTCGCTTTCACTCACCCATCTGAAGTGGATGACATGGCT GATTTTGCAATTGAAGATGTTTTGAGTGAATATGACACCAATAAAGATGGCTTTATCACTCTAAGTGAATTTATTGGAGACGTGCGTGGTGAGG ATGATGCCCCTTCACAGTGGGAGATCGAAGAGACAGTGCGATTCAAAGAACTATATGACCAAGATAAGGATGGCAAGCTGAATCGAGAAGAGCAATTGCGTTGGGTTGCACCTAATAGCTATGGTTCAGCGAGAGAGGAA GCTTTACACCTGACCAAGGAAATGGACCACAATGGAGATGGGTTTATTTCAGAAGCAGAAGTTTTGAAAAATCAAGAAACATTCTTGAACAGTGAAGTGACAGATTATGGCAGACAGTTGCATGTGTCACATGATGAATTATAG
- the rcn2 gene encoding reticulocalbin-2 isoform X1 yields the protein MSLPNAVSAFLNFFVMAHSSLMVLLLLQFVLGQTSEKHFSDDHHIRQQHHNDHDMSVLLGDKSTEEIKKLSPAEQRKKIMEIVKKIDTNGDILLSTEEITLWIQHVYRKYALDDAGERFPEFDINKDGVVTWEEYNAVAHDQLIRFDDDAVLDDPEQESLRQLHLKERRRFDFADVDGVPGLNVTEFLAFTHPSEVDDMADFAIEDVLSEYDTNKDGFITLSEFIGDVRGEDDAPSQWEIEETVRFKELYDQDKDGKLNREEQLRWVAPNSYGSAREEALHLTKEMDHNGDGFISEAEVLKNQETFLNSEVTDYGRQLHVSHDEL from the exons ATGTCTTTACCTAACGCCGTGAGCGCTTTCCTAAACTTCTTTGTG ATGGCACACAGTTCATTGATGGTGTTGCTGTTACTTCAGTTTGTATTGGGACAAACCTCTGAAAAACATTTCTCTGATGATCATCACATCAGACAGCAGCATCACAATGACCATGACATGTCTGTACTGCTTGGAGATAAG AGCactgaagaaataaagaaacttAGCCCAGCAGAGCAGAGGAAGAagataatggaaattgtaaagaAGATTGACACTAATGGTGACATCCTTCTGAGCACAG AGGAGATTACTCTATGGATCCAGCACGTCTACAGAAAATATGCTCTAGATGATGCAGGGGAGCGGTTCCCTGAGTTTGACAtaaacaaagatggagttgtAACATGGGAGGAATACAACGCCGTGGCCCATGACCAGCTTATACGTTTTGATGACGACGCAGTTCTGGACGACCCAGAGCAAGAGTCTCTTAGACAG CTCCACCTGAAGGAGAGGAGGCGCTTCGATTTTGCTGATGTGGATGGTGTACCCGGCCTCAACGTAACAGAGTTTCTCGCTTTCACTCACCCATCTGAAGTGGATGACATGGCT GATTTTGCAATTGAAGATGTTTTGAGTGAATATGACACCAATAAAGATGGCTTTATCACTCTAAGTGAATTTATTGGAGACGTGCGTGGTGAGG ATGATGCCCCTTCACAGTGGGAGATCGAAGAGACAGTGCGATTCAAAGAACTATATGACCAAGATAAGGATGGCAAGCTGAATCGAGAAGAGCAATTGCGTTGGGTTGCACCTAATAGCTATGGTTCAGCGAGAGAGGAA GCTTTACACCTGACCAAGGAAATGGACCACAATGGAGATGGGTTTATTTCAGAAGCAGAAGTTTTGAAAAATCAAGAAACATTCTTGAACAGTGAAGTGACAGATTATGGCAGACAGTTGCATGTGTCACATGATGAATTATAG
- the rcn2 gene encoding reticulocalbin-2 isoform X5: protein MAHSSLMVLLLLQFVLGQTSEKHFSDDHHIRQQHHNDHDMSVLLGDKSTEEIKKLSPAEQRKKIMEIVKKIDTNGDILLSTEEITLWIQHVYRKYALDDAGERFPEFDINKDGVVTWEEYNAVAHDQLIRFDDDAVLDDPEQESLRQLHLKERRRFDFADVDGVPGLNVTEFLAFTHPSEVDDMADFAIEDVLSEYDTNKDGFITLSEFIGDVRGEDDAPSQWEIEETVRFKELYDQDKDGKLNREEQLRWVAPNSYGSAREEALHLTKEMDHNGDGFISEAEVLKNQETFLNSEVTDYGRQLHVSHDEL from the exons ATGGCACACAGTTCATTGATGGTGTTGCTGTTACTTCAGTTTGTATTGGGACAAACCTCTGAAAAACATTTCTCTGATGATCATCACATCAGACAGCAGCATCACAATGACCATGACATGTCTGTACTGCTTGGAGATAAG AGCactgaagaaataaagaaacttAGCCCAGCAGAGCAGAGGAAGAagataatggaaattgtaaagaAGATTGACACTAATGGTGACATCCTTCTGAGCACAG AGGAGATTACTCTATGGATCCAGCACGTCTACAGAAAATATGCTCTAGATGATGCAGGGGAGCGGTTCCCTGAGTTTGACAtaaacaaagatggagttgtAACATGGGAGGAATACAACGCCGTGGCCCATGACCAGCTTATACGTTTTGATGACGACGCAGTTCTGGACGACCCAGAGCAAGAGTCTCTTAGACAG CTCCACCTGAAGGAGAGGAGGCGCTTCGATTTTGCTGATGTGGATGGTGTACCCGGCCTCAACGTAACAGAGTTTCTCGCTTTCACTCACCCATCTGAAGTGGATGACATGGCT GATTTTGCAATTGAAGATGTTTTGAGTGAATATGACACCAATAAAGATGGCTTTATCACTCTAAGTGAATTTATTGGAGACGTGCGTGGTGAGG ATGATGCCCCTTCACAGTGGGAGATCGAAGAGACAGTGCGATTCAAAGAACTATATGACCAAGATAAGGATGGCAAGCTGAATCGAGAAGAGCAATTGCGTTGGGTTGCACCTAATAGCTATGGTTCAGCGAGAGAGGAA GCTTTACACCTGACCAAGGAAATGGACCACAATGGAGATGGGTTTATTTCAGAAGCAGAAGTTTTGAAAAATCAAGAAACATTCTTGAACAGTGAAGTGACAGATTATGGCAGACAGTTGCATGTGTCACATGATGAATTATAG